The nucleotide window TCTCCTGCTGGGttgtttctctttgtttgttttatttttgagtATCTGGCCACCAGGATGAAACAGGCACACTTTTCATACTGGTGAACTCAAAGTTAGAAAGTAGATCTGTGAAAGGAACCCATTTGAAAGTAATCACAGACTTCCAAGCACTCAAACATAGGTGTATCCTTTTAGGAGGAAACGTACCTGCTTCAGGACTTGTTTGATTACAGCTGCTAACAATGCTGTTTGGTATCACTGGAGTGGAGGATGCCTGGATTCTTGACTGAGGTGGGTTCGGATGTAACGAATTTCCTAAAGCCATTCCTGACTGACTGAGCATCCCACAGTTCCCACTAGCCTGCATCTGATTTATTAAACCTGCAAGGTGGTTGGTTGTGCCCGGGCTAGTGCCGTGGACAAAGTTAGTGTTTGTGTTCTGGCAGTGCACACCTTCCCCTCGCAAGGGTAAACTCTGTGCCAGCGAGTTCTGGAGACTGCCAGAGTTCATACCGGTGTCTGCAAAATGCATCTGGTTACCAGAGCAAGGTAAAGCAGTATTTGAGCTCCCACAACTGGTGGTACTATTGCTGCTCATGTGAGAGCTTTGACAACTCATGGACTGAAGTAGCTGGGACATAGAACTGATGGGAAAGGAGCTTTGACTTTGCTTTCTTATCAAGTCAGATCCAGCTTTGGAAACTCCAGAACTGTCCAACTGAGACTGTCTCAGTAAACTCAACACCGTGGTGGTCggctgctttctttttctcagggGGTCTTTTTGCTGAGACATCAATTTATCTCTCAGTGCTGCTCGGCCACTTTGCCCTTCAGTCGTTGGGAGGAGCACGTTGGCAGCAGGAGGGAACATGGTATTTAAAGTGCTATGTCCTTCGTTGTTGCCACCGCTGGCAACAGGTCCAGAATTGCTACTGCTGTTATTGTTGTTACCAGcaagtttgttttgatttgctaGCTgtgctttggctgctgctgagagtAAACTACTTGCTGGAAAAGAGGCAGCGTTGTGCTGGTTCAAGATCTGATTTAAAGGCATTCCCAGCAAACCTGGCTGACTCTTCAAGGAACCACTTCCAGCCGATGCAGTAGAAAACACTGCATTGTTTGGAGGATTTAACACATTACTCATTCCAGCAATTAATGGGTTAGGGATGTCCTTGTATTGATTAAGTCCATCATGCTTGGTGGAAGGGCTAGATGGCATAGATGGTCTCGGTGACCCTATTGTTGACCTTGGGGACCTGGGAGGAACTTTAATACCACTACAGGAGGACTGTGGTCCTACTGGAGGCAGCAGGAAATTTCCATGATCCGACGACGTGGAAGAAGAACGCGATCTTTGGGGAGAAGCCTCGATCCTTCCCATCCCGGATCCCATCATGTGAACTGGGGATGTCACTGgtgaaggagagagggaagttGAAGCAGAATGCTGAACTCTTTGAACGTGACTTCCGTGATTCATGTGACCGGGTTTTACAGTTGGCAAGGGAAGGTTACTTGGCAGAGGGACGACAGCAGGAGGCATGCTTACATTCATCACGGGTACCTGAGAGTGGACGTTTGAATGGAAAGTAGTTGGGTTAATGATGACAGGATTCTGATTCACTGGTTTGCTGGGAATAGGGTCAAGTATGCCAAGTGGATCCTTCTCTGATGTTAATGGCTTTTTCTGAAGAGCACAAGAAGGCGGTGGAGGAGGTGGGGGTGGACCTTGGGGGGGTTTATGGTGAAACATTGCTCGTGGTATTTCCATACCAGCTGAAAAATTACACATGGGTTTTTTCATTACCGGGCTTTTCGTGGTCAAGGTTGGGGAAAGAGGTATATTAGTCCTTCCAGCCATTGCACAGGATGACTGTATGGGAGAACCATGTAGCATTACCGATGGTGGAGACAGAGGTGTCCTGTTCATGTGAATAGGACTAGAGTTGGGTGCTCCATGAAAATTGGGATTGCTCCTTGTGAAAACATCAGGGCTTCCAAGTGGGTCAGTCCTAGGAGAGATTGAGCCATCTCCATATATCTGTGATCCTGATGAAGCTGGACTGGGCATCCCACCATGACTGCCACGATACGGAGACTTCTGTCCAAGTTCATTACTACCCAATCTCTGCCTAGGATAGACAGAATGAAGTTCTTGTTGTTGGCTTCCAGCCATTTCTTGCACATAAAGCCTACCCATGGCATTAGATGCCCCTATCATCAACTTGAAAGGAGTCTTACATTCTGGCATCACAGAATTTGTAATTCCTTCATGTGATTTATTCCTCATTGATCTTGGAGTTGCCGCTCGAGTAGGAACTACTGGAGTTGCACCTGGTATTAAAAACACAACAGTTAATGTTCTGAAATCACACATTTCAGTGCAACACTACTGTGTCTGAAAAGATTCCTAAAAGCCAGAAAGCCTGTTGGCTAAACTTTTGCCTCAACAGAAACACCAACATCACCGAGTAGTTGCTGGAATGGTGCATGCTACCTCCCCACACACTGCAGGTGTACAGACCTTAACTCCATATCCCATACAAAGACTGCAGAAATATGGACAAGGGGacaccttttttcttcccttttgtcttttccttctcaccATCACCTCCGATGTCCTACTCCTGGCTCTCCAGCATCACCCTTGGGCTGCAGCGggaagagctggcagcaggagcaggctaTCACTGCCACAGAGAAAAGGAGCCTCTGGCACCATCTATTGAGTGCAGGAGGAACAAAGCCCAACTCATTTCTCCACACCCTACTGAGAGAAGGGTCCTGCCCCAAATGCTGTTCCTGAGGATGGATGGGGAGCTGTGCCATAGACTTTGGCCCAGATTTCTATTCAGCCAAGCACGTCATTGCAGAGACCTAAGAGACCAGGGTTGTACAGTGCAGGATGCAGCTGCTCCACACCACTCGCTGCCACCATGGGCACCAAGTTACAGCCCTCTGAGTTAATCTGTTCCTGGCAACTACTTTGCTAAAAAAGTGAGGCCATACATTACACCATGTCCTGTATGACTTCACTGAATTATGGCTTTACCTGTAGCTTTGCTTGGGGTGAAGATGCTCAGTGTAAGACACAGTTGTACCTCAAATGTTTCTTTACAGGATAAAGGTTTTGGGGGTATTTGCATATGCAGCCATCTGAACCCCTCTATGATGGAAAATAACCCCCTGTAAATCCCAGCCTTGAGACTAGACCTTTCTATCAGCACAAGAACACTTTCCTGCCCACTAATATGAGTTTCATGTTTTACTTTAAGAGCCCCTtcacaccagcagctctgagtcTGGCAGACTTTCTGCCAGTTCTGCTGCTCTAGGAATTTGTAATTCAGCTTGGAGTGTTTGGCATGCAGCCTCTCAATATGCAAAAACTTCAATAATGGGCTAAAGATTTCATGATCAAATGAATTCAAAGCAAATTCCTTTACTCACGAGAACCTAATTCCCTTCTTTCCTACAGCCTGGCCATAGGAGACAGATGGCACTGACAATCCTGCCTTCATCCTATTTGCTTGACCAGCTACATCATGACACAAACAATTACATTACCTTTCCCAAATCTCAAGACtgaactgcaaaacaaaatatgtaTGAGAACCCTCACCTTGACTGCTGAACCTAAGTAAATGGTCAAATAGAAGTGTGTGTAAATGAAAAGACATTTTGTTTACAAAGGCAACTTATCGGggaattttcttcttcacttaGCGCACAAAACTCTgattaaaagagaaaggaagaccACATAAATGTGACTTCTGTCTCTAATATTCAGCTGGTTTTACCTCCTTCCTTTTGCTAACTTTTTGATAGTAGAAATGTACTACtaataaagataaaaattaatgaGGAAAATGCAGAGTAATTTGGGCAATTGGCACCGTTTGCTTTAAAAACGTAAATCCCattgcaaaataaaatgaagcaaagctTTAAAACCATACAGAGCAATTGGAAAAggcaattatttattttcagatcCTTCACATTTCCCACTTTGAAGTCAGGCTGCAGAGGGATTACCACTCAGCCAGGTATTATTACAGCGATCCAGGTGTGCAGAAGATCTCTCAGATTATCACAGGCCATTTCCCAGAGGCTGCAAGCACTGGAGTACACAACCATAGACTTGGAGAGCTCTGTTTTAAAAGTAACCTTCACTCCTTTGTCCTAACCCCCTTGGATTTGTAAGACTACTTCAGAACCTTTTCTTGTAATCCTTACAAAGTGCTTAATTTTGAGTTGAAGTTTCTATGCAATTCTGGTTTTGTAGCCGTTTCTGTCAGTGCTAAGTTTGTCCTTTAGCTTAAAgcagctttattttctggtgCTGCTTCTCCTGATGTCTTTATTGATGGCAACTGTATCTGCTTTCAGCCACCATTTCGCCAGGCTGAACAAGCTAAGCACTTTTAGATGAGTTCCATAAAACATGTTTTGCAGTTCACTAAGGGAAAAGCCCCTGCTCTATTTCAGTTTGAGTGCCGCCAGCGAGAACAGGAGCGCAGGAAGGCACTGAGCACACAACAAACAGCATTTGTGCTTCTCTCAGAGTCACACTGATCTGCACCATACTGCCATCTGGTCCTGCTCACAGGCATCTTTGATCACTACTATAGCTAGGGCTTCTTTCTCAATAATTTACAGCTAATAGCTTTTTGAACACCAGTCCCCAGGTGAATAACCTTACAATTAACAGGACTTGTTGCTATACCTTTTCTTTCACTACAGGTCTCAATGATCCCCCAGTTCTTCAACATGTTTTGATCTTCTCTTGTTTTGATAATATCTGTCAACCTCACCCACAAACAAATTACCTCACTTGTTCTTGATACTGATAATTAAAATGTTAACCCAGGTTGGTCCCCCAAAATAATCCTTGAGAAATGACAGCAGAGATCTTCTCTTGCTGTATATTTTGCCTTCCAATACAATTTCCCATTTAGCCAAGTCCTTAGCTACGTTCTAATCCCTTTATAATCACTTTACTCTGCTTCTCTCATTTCCCATGTGACAGAATATCAGATGTATTAGTACAGTTCCAAAAGATGAGAGCTGATGTATTGTCTCTGGCTAGAACAATCTGATATCTTTTCCAAGAAAACCATGCTCTTAGTCAGGGATGACCagcatttcagatgcatttttCTATCTACCTACACCTCTCTAATTACCACCTCCATTTTTATCTTGTGCCTCTTTACTACTGCACTCAAAGACACATTTGACTTTTGGAGGTCATTATATACGTGTCAAATACTGGATGACTTTACTCACTTGTTCCACCACCAGGACTAGTTAGAACTAGTGAAGGATGTGGTGCTTCCATGCTTTTATGAAGTGTAGCCACAGCAATGATTTTCCTTTTATGTATGCATAGTTTGGTGACATCTTCGTCCGCTTTAACATCTTCAGCAGTTCTCTGCttcacagcagctccaggatCAAAATTAAAGACCTGAGAGTCAAAAAAATTCCAACACTTAAAAGAATGATTATGGGCAGCACACTCACCAGATGTACCTAAACCACAAGTTTCACCTAGAATTAAATCTGCCCCTGTTCCTTTGAGCTATCTGGCTGCCCAAGAGACACTTCCACAGTACAGCTGAAAGTTACATATACAAAGTAAACAGTCATGGAAGTTGACATCTGGCAACACAACTCTAACCCTTCTCTGTATAAAGCCTCTGGGGAAAAACAGGAGAAAGGATCATGTGTCTTTGAGATGGCCCTATGACTAAGAAGAAAAGTTTACAATTTGTGTACAGCTGGTAAAAATGAAGCAGATACTGAAGCTACCACATAAATCAATGTCTCACGCTGTCACTTGTCAACACGGTGCTGCTGTTGATGGAGGGGTTCCCAGTTTCACAGGAAAGTGTTCAAACACCACTAAAACCAAGTCAGATCTCTTCCACGAGGGGAGAAGTCAGAGGGGTGTTTACCACTTCCTTCATACATTTTCTGAACAGAGATGAAGTCATTGCACAGCACATCATCTGACATAGCTCATAAGGATTATGGCACAGAGATCCAAAAGGATGCTTTTCTTTACCTTGGGAAGAACAAGAGGACATTCTAGGCCACACTTGCATGTTCCATCAGTCAGCAAGTAAGTCTTCACCTGCTCCAAGCAGGATAACAAAGACCCACTGGGACTGCAAAGGAACAGAAATGATGAATACAAGCTACTTGATAGGTCATGACTTCTATCTACCGTTCCAACAGCTCAGAGAGAGAGTGTTTGAGATGACAGAGCTAAACTCCCATCTTTTGTTTCATCGTACTTGCTTTTAGTCAAGAACTGAGATGATACCTATGAAATACAGCTCCCAAAACACACTTTAAAGGAAGGTTTTacaatggaaaaacaaacacagaggaaagaaagcaaCTGAGATTATTGATACTTACTATTCATATGACAGTCCTGTGTGAAAACCTCAACATCACCAAGACTATTTTTCACCCTCCACTGTCCTCTACAGCAGAACACACAGGCAGAGTGCAGTCCCCATGGACCACCTCCCCTTCCATCCCATCCCTGCAGTTCCATGCAGGCATGACagttatctgtatttttttttaggacTGGGACTTAATTTAAACAGAACAAGAGGCACAAAAGTGTGTTATAAAAGTACCAAAACTGCTGCCACTGGGTCTCTAAGTTGCACAAACAGTTTGCTTTCATTCAGCTAAAATTTCAACCCTCTCACTGAAAGTGAGAACTATTCCACCAAGGAGCCAGTCCAGTGAATTTCTGATAAACTGCACTCGGATTTCCCTGGCTCCCACCAGAAAATCATTATCTCCATAGCCAAAAATAGGCCACTGGAAATTCTGTTACAGCAAAATCACATTCGTAAGATGAAAAAAAGTTCTCATGTCACAAGCCTCTCCCTTCCACATTGCTCTTTATTACTGAGCCATCTAAAGTGTTTATCAGGGAAAGAATACAGTAATCTGTGAGGGCTGGCTACAACACTGGTTCTTAAGGGCAGCTGTAAATAGCCCTTACTTTAACGAAATCAACTTAAGTTGAAGAGTTTGAATCATGAAAGCAGCTGAGAGCCAAAATTCCAAACTCTGACAAACTTTTGTACTTCAAACCCAATGTATACACACCTTAACTCTGCAAAAGTCACACGTAAAGCAACGACTGCAAGGGACATTTAAAATTCTGCTGACAGTTTAAACAAGTAAGTTATTTACCAAACTTGCCCTGAGATAATTCTTGAGAAGTGCCCAGGTTGAATATGCCTAACAGTGACAGTTCTGAGGGTAAACAAGACTAAAGAGCCATCTGGGAATAATGGTGTAAGTATGAAATGATAGGTCAGGAATATGTTTCAGCTATATTTCAGCAATTATATTTCAGCTACAGACTGGTTAAACCCAGACACTACTATTTTCACACTGTACCTCAGTGAGTATCACTTGTTCTCTGCCTTGGGCTTTGCATCTCtccagtgctggctgattgCTTTGGACCTTCCCAATCTGTCCTGGCTACACACATGGGCGCGACTGCTCACCTCGTGTGAGGTTCACACTTGAAGATATCTTCCATGGGAGGAACTCAGATTGCCATTTGCTCTGCAGTATTTCTCATCTACGTGCAAAATTTCTACAGCCCCTTTCAATGATGCTTAAAAACTCGTGTTAAAAGGTATTCCTGGCATGTCACTTCAGTTGCACTGGTAAAAACGGCCTACTGAGCAAAAAGAGTAAAGCTATACCATCACAAGTCAGGTTTGTCACATTTCTAGTATAAACCAATTGTAAACAAACTTCCTTGGTGTGCAGTTTGCCTGGGCACACATATCCAGTTCAGGCAGCAAGTTGACACTAGAGTCTGGAAGCAACAGACCTGTGGGGCACATATGTACTGCAGTGACCATCAGTGGGTGTTAAAGGAAGGTCTGGATGCTCAGGCTTACCAGCACCGCACACATCAGTCCACTACATCTGTGGCATGAGGGATTCAGCATCCCTACCACATGTCTATGCATGGTTGGTTGTCCACAAGAAAcaacagcatttttaaaaggcCCAATTTTTGTGTTTCTGCCTTAATCCTGGGCAGACCCAAGGAACTGCAAAATGCCTTTTGTGTGCCCAAATGTCCTCACACATCTGTATTGCAAAGGATAATCCACAGCTGCCTTTGTAAGAAACtaccaggtgggttttttccagcACTGAGATCATCCAGAAGTTTTCAGCCTCacaaagaaacaagagaaaattatgaatgattattttttaatgaaaagatatTTCCACATTGTGGAATCTgttcctgttttctttgtttattccACTGACTATTCACGAGCAGGAGGATGAAGAAGAGATTTAGGTCCTACTTTAAGACAGCAGCACTGTTTTACTAAGAAAAGCACCGAGACTCACTTCAGTGCTTTTACCAGGTAATAAAAACCAGTTAATTAATGGATTTAATCCAAAGCAACTGTTGACAATTGATAGAAAAGCATGCATGCTTTAAAAGGGAGCACAAATAGAATGAATCCTTATTCACCTGGGATCATCTATTCCACTTAAATCGTGTCAGATCTTAATATATACACTAATTTTCCCTTGGATAGCTTTTGAGTCAATATTGTTTGACCTTTCATTGTCTCCATAAATGCTGGGGATGCTTTCAGGGTGGCTGTTCCTTTGGAAGGGCAGTGCAGCGCTAGAGCAGGTTACCCAGACAGGCTGTGGAAACTCAGTCCTTGAAGATGCAGCCAGTGAAACCAAGGTGTGACCTGACCAAGAGCTGTGGATGCTTCATGTCAAGCAGAAGGTTGGATTATTTAGCCTCCATCACACCCTACTCCCGTGTCCTTCACCAAATAAGACTGTAAGTGCTGTGGACCATGTAAGACGTGTAAGAGCTGTGCCTTTCCTTGATCAGAATGGCTTACAGAAGCCAACCACAAAATTAACCATTGGGTTAATGACAAAAAGAACCCAACATGGGGAAAACTTGGGAATAGTGCAGGAGTAATATAAGCTTTCCCAAGCTGTAAAAGGCAACTGGTAAACTTGATTAATAAGGTCAACTAAATAAAAACAGTGTTTTGCAGAAGGCAACtcagaacagaaatattaagaAAGTCCTCTTCAAGGAAGAGAATATATatgaaaagaagataaagggtaatgagatgaagctggaacacaaaaagttctatttaaatgtaaggaaaaactatgtcactgttgaggtgagggagccctggcccaggatgcccagggagggtgtggaggctccttctcgggaggtttccaaacccgcctggacacgttcctgtgtgacctgatctaggtgggacctgctttggcagggaggttggatttCTAACCcttaccatcctatgattctatgaagataGAAAAGCAAGTAACTGTCAAAGCTACACCAACATTTTTTAGTTTATAAACATGTAAGACACACgcttgaagcagcagcacaggctttcTGGTCCGCTTCTTACAGCTGTGGGAAATGAACTTCAGAGGCAGGTAGGATCATCAGCTATGCAAAAATACCACAGCGCTGTTATGTCCTGATGCCTGGATATGGAGATGACAGGGGAAAAGAATCCCCTCAGTCCAcaactttttatttctcattgatTTTTAACTAATGCAGAGGCCCAGTAAATTACAGCTGTAATGAGAAACGCAAGGGGAAGGTGATTTATCTTTGACATGCGTATCACCGAGATGGCTTTTGTTTGATTCTGCTAATTGAGAGTACAAACAAGAAATCCTGGAATGCATTTGATCTTTTATGGTAGTTTAGTGTAAACTTGAGGAGTGTGCTTTGACTCATTTAAGAATCTTGTATCTGTAACACATCCAATGTTGTGAAGAAGTGGTTATTTTAACGACAGAATAGTGGAACAAGATTAATCGAACGACAGGCTGACAATAATTTAGACCTATGTGATGTAAACCTGATGTAGCCATATTTTGTTAAAGCTAActttgatctttctttttttctccaataaCATTTAATTTATAGTCCATTTCTCTGAATACATTCATTTACTAGTCATTTCAATGCATTTCTTTGTGTCTGTTCCAGGATGGagcaaaaaaatccaataaGCTGTCAAAAGAAACAAGTAAAACACCTAAAACTTTGGATTTGGATTAGGCttgtgttcctttttttttccccaacatgAGAATTGTGAGGGGGAATCCACAGAAGTATATCTTGCTGGGGAATGTCCATGATACTGAACACAAAACTTTCACAGGGCATATAAAAACTGATGTTTTTTGCAGCTACTAAGTACAACACTTAAATTTCCTTTCCAAAGACAGTAAGTAAAACAGCAAAAGTACACTGGAGATATGGAACATAAACCCAGAAAAGATTTAGGGAAGAAGGGCTACAGAACCTGAGGATAAAGTTGCATGGCATTGCATGAACTGAGCTGAAGGCTTATTGCTGACAGAAGAAAGTTCCACTCAGCCCTACCTGCCACGAACTGTTTGCAGGCCTGGTCATTGCTTTGAATTCGACCAGCAAAGGCTCTTATAAAAAGCTTGTGCTGGTGCAAGGACAAGGCAATGCCTATGCTTTTGGGAGTGGGCAAAGACTTCTCATCATCTCAGTTGTGGTGTGTAACTAAACCTCTGGTTAATTTCATTGCAAAAGGTTTGAATAATAAAGATATTAACTAAGGTCAAATCTGCTACCGCTCAGCTTTAAGATCCATATGACAATAATAAGTAATAAAGAACTATTCATGCCTAAAGCAAAATGTATAGTAAGGATTATCAAATTTTCAAGACCAAGCACTATTAGATTTGAGAGTACGTTAAGGGCACGCAAATGGAACGACTGCCATAAACGGACTCCACCACCATCAGCAGGAAAAATGACCCCACACTTCCAAAAGTACAAGCCCTTGAAGGTTTTGAGCACAAAACTAATTTACCACACGTTCTGGCAAAGCTacaatgaaaacaaagccaGTAACCACCTCTGAAGCCCTTACCTGATATAAAGCACTCCACTTTGGTCCACCCGTCGCTGCCAACCAACGGGAACTTGCACTGCTGGTGGCCCTCCATCCGTGTCCCCTCCGTCACACTCCTTTCCAccattcatttttctgtttctgtttatgAGTCTTCAAAGATATCAACAGTAAGATGATATCCTTTTACTACATGTCATCATGGCCTCCCAAAGAAGGCCATTCAGTACACCTTTCCCCAAAT belongs to Colius striatus isolate bColStr4 chromosome 11, bColStr4.1.hap1, whole genome shotgun sequence and includes:
- the MBD5 gene encoding methyl-CpG-binding domain protein 5 isoform X4 produces the protein MNGGKECDGGDTDGGPPAVQVPVGWQRRVDQSGVLYISPSGSLLSCLEQVKTYLLTDGTCKCGLECPLVLPKVFNFDPGAAVKQRTAEDVKADEDVTKLCIHKRKIIAVATLHKSMEAPHPSLVLTSPGGGTSATPVVPTRAATPRSMRNKSHEGITNSVMPECKTPFKLMIGASNAMGRLYVQEMAGSQQQELHSVYPRQRLGSNELGQKSPYRGSHGGMPSPASSGSQIYGDGSISPRTDPLGSPDVFTRSNPNFHGAPNSSPIHMNRTPLSPPSVMLHGSPIQSSCAMAGRTNIPLSPTLTTKSPVMKKPMCNFSAGMEIPRAMFHHKPPQGPPPPPPPPSCALQKKPLTSEKDPLGILDPIPSKPVNQNPVIINPTTFHSNVHSQVPVMNVSMPPAVVPLPSNLPLPTVKPGHMNHGSHVQRVQHSASTSLSPSPVTSPVHMMGSGMGRIEASPQRSRSSSTSSDHGNFLLPPVGPQSSCSGIKVPPRSPRSTIGSPRPSMPSSPSTKHDGLNQYKDIPNPLIAGMSNVLNPPNNAVFSTASAGSGSLKSQPGLLGMPLNQILNQHNAASFPASSLLSAAAKAQLANQNKLAGNNNNSSSNSGPVASGGNNEGHSTLNTMFPPAANVLLPTTEGQSGRAALRDKLMSQQKDPLRKRKQPTTTVLSLLRQSQLDSSGVSKAGSDLIRKQSQSSFPISSMSQLLQSMSCQSSHMSSNSTTSCGSSNTALPCSGNQMHFADTGMNSGSLQNSLAQSLPLRGEGVHCQNTNTNFVHGTSPGTTNHLAGLINQMQASGNCGMLSQSGMALGNSLHPNPPQSRIQASSTPVIPNSIVSSCNQTSPEAGGSGPSSSIAIAGTSQPAITKTTSVLQDGVIVTTAAGNPLQSQLPIGSDFPFAGHEHSLHFPQNSSSNNNLPHSLNQNLLNSLPISLPVNQQHLLNQNLLNILQPSAGEGDMSSINTTLNNHQLSHLQSLLNNNQMFPSNQQQQHLLQGYQNMQGFQGQPPIPGPANNPNPMACLFQNFQVRMQEDAAVLNKRMITQMGMAPVPESSNAMLPPFQETSCDLQQRTEASLGQQAKDNLNVAAQGDTSVDAIYKAVVDAASKGMQVVITTAVSSTTQMSPIPALSAMSAFTASIGDPLNLSSAVSAVIHGRNLAVSDHEGRIRNSRGTRVLKNSEHGKNSSEGDGYEYYKPTSCNTPKKQWEGEQSPVSEINRWKCDEFLDHSTHIHSSPCHERPNNISTLPLLQGEQHQILLSQRNCQSDKMLEENFRYNNYKRTMMSFKERLENTVERCAHINGNRPQQNRGFGELLNTSKQDLVLEEQSPSSSNSLESSLVKDYIHYNGDFNAKSINGCVPSPSDAKSISSEDDLRNPDSPSSNELIHYRPRTFNVGDLVWGQIKGLTSWPGKLVREEEVHNSCQQNAEEGKVEPEKLKTLTEGLEAYNRARKRNRKSGKLNNHLEAAIHEAMSELDKMSGNVHQIPQGDRQVKPPKPKRRKISR
- the MBD5 gene encoding methyl-CpG-binding domain protein 5 isoform X3 produces the protein MNGGKECDGGDTDGGPPAVQVPVGWQRRVDQSGVLYISPSGSLLSCLEQVKTYLLTDGTCKCGLECPLVLPKVFNFDPGAAVKQRTAEDVKADEDVTKLCIHKRKIIAVATLHKSMEAPHPSLVLTSPGGGTSATPVVPTRAATPRSMRNKSHEGITNSVMPECKTPFKLMIGASNAMGRLYVQEMAGSQQQELHSVYPRQRLGSNELGQKSPYRGSHGGMPSPASSGSQIYGDGSISPRTDPLGSPDVFTRSNPNFHGAPNSSPIHMNRTPLSPPSVMLHGSPIQSSCAMAGRTNIPLSPTLTTKSPVMKKPMCNFSAGMEIPRAMFHHKPPQGPPPPPPPPSCALQKKPLTSEKDPLGILDPIPSKPVNQNPVIINPTTFHSNVHSQVPVMNVSMPPAVVPLPSNLPLPTVKPGHMNHGSHVQRVQHSASTSLSPSPVTSPVHMMGSGMGRIEASPQRSRSSSTSSDHGNFLLPPVGPQSSCSGIKVPPRSPRSTIGSPRPSMPSSPSTKHDGLNQYKDIPNPLIAGMSNVLNPPNNAVFSTASAGSGSLKSQPGLLGMPLNQILNQHNAASFPASSLLSAAAKAQLANQNKLAGNNNNSSSNSGPVASGGNNEGHSTLNTMFPPAANVLLPTTEGQSGRAALRDKLMSQQKDPLRKRKQPTTTVLSLLRQSQLDSSGVSKAGSDLIRKQSQSSFPISSMSQLLQSMSCQSSHMSSNSTTSCGSSNTALPCSGNQMHFADTGMNSGSLQNSLAQSLPLRGEGVHCQNTNTNFVHGTSPGTTNHLAGLINQMQASGNCGMLSQSGMALGNSLHPNPPQSRIQASSTPVIPNSIVSSCNQTSPEAGGSGPSSSIAIAGTSQPAITKTTSVLQDGVIVTTAAGNPLQSQLPIGSDFPFAGHEHSLHFPQNSSSNNNLPHSLNQNLLNSLPISLPVNQQHLLNQNLLNILQPSAGEGDMSSINTTLNNHQLSHLQSLLNNNQMFPSNQQQQHLLQGYQNMQGFQGQPPIPGPANNPNPMACLFQNFQVRMQEDAAVLNKRMITQMGMAPVPESSNAMLPPFQETSCDLQQRTEASLGQQAKDNLNVAAQGDTSVDAIYKAVVDAASKGMQVVITTAVSSTTQMSPIPALSAMSAFTASIGDPLNLSSAVSAVIHGRNLAVSDHEGRIRNSRGTRVLKNSEHGKNSSEGDGYEYYKPTSCNTPKKQWEGEQSPVSEINRWKCDEFLDHSTHIHSSPCHERPNNISTLPLLQGEQHQILLSQRNCQSDKMLEENFRYNNYKRTMMSFKERLENTVERCAHINGNRPQQNRGFGELLNTSKQDLVLEEQSPSSSNSLESSLVKDYIHYNGDFNAKSINGCVPSPSDAKSISSEDDLRNPDSPSSNELIHYRPRTFNVGDLVWGQIKGLTSWPGKLVREEEVHNSCQQNAEEGKVWVMWFGVHTFTQVEPEKLKTLTEGLEAYNRARKRNRKSGKLNNHLEAAIHEAMSELDKMSGNVHQIPQGDRQVKPPKPKRRKISR